A single Rhodothermales bacterium DNA region contains:
- a CDS encoding Ppx/GppA family phosphatase → MSNTRVAVVDMGSNTGRLVIFRLLDGESWFLEDEIREVVRLRAGMDEDGMSSAAMHRGIAVLRLFRHFCDSVGVDHVIATATSAVRDAANGPEFLARAHDAAGWTLRVLSPADEARYGALGLLAEVPMDDGLVVDIGGGSAQVSRVVQCRWQDGTSFPLGALRLTEAFLAEDPPSPEQVDALRAEIRTRFAACSWLTPLTEGHRLAGLGGSIRNLGYIEHARQNWPMPTLRGFQIERARVDELVNRFLSVPRNKRARIPGLNPDRADILPAGAIVLQELMMLLETEVCHTSVNGLREGLLLEHFFAGTPPTGPGLRSFSVNSLARRYKVRRDHADRVAHLALQLFEDFHAEAGLGPEERELLQAAAVLHDVGTVLGYHDHHHHSQSLVVMNGLPGFTARQTAIIALLTRYHRKGTPTPGVFRRLLTNEDRVTLRWLAAFLRVAEYLERGRNGNVTNVEVADWGSRGITLVITAAGDASVEQWDTERQALPLLESLVERRIRLLVA, encoded by the coding sequence TTGAGCAACACCCGCGTAGCCGTCGTCGACATGGGGTCCAATACGGGCCGCCTTGTGATTTTTCGGCTTCTGGATGGGGAATCGTGGTTCCTCGAGGATGAAATCCGGGAAGTGGTTCGGCTCCGCGCCGGCATGGATGAGGACGGCATGTCCAGCGCCGCGATGCACCGAGGCATCGCCGTACTTCGCCTCTTCCGGCACTTCTGCGACAGCGTGGGCGTGGACCACGTGATTGCAACGGCCACGAGCGCCGTGCGCGATGCCGCGAACGGTCCCGAATTCCTGGCCCGGGCGCACGATGCCGCCGGCTGGACCCTGCGCGTGCTGAGCCCTGCGGACGAGGCTCGATACGGGGCGCTTGGTTTGCTGGCAGAGGTCCCCATGGACGATGGGCTGGTCGTCGACATCGGCGGCGGCAGTGCCCAGGTAAGCCGTGTCGTGCAGTGCCGCTGGCAGGACGGCACCTCCTTCCCGCTGGGTGCGCTGCGACTGACCGAGGCGTTTCTGGCAGAAGACCCCCCATCGCCCGAACAGGTGGATGCGCTGCGTGCTGAAATCCGGACTCGGTTCGCCGCGTGTTCGTGGTTGACGCCCCTGACGGAGGGCCATAGACTCGCCGGCCTGGGTGGCTCGATCCGCAATCTGGGCTACATCGAACACGCGCGCCAGAACTGGCCCATGCCCACGCTTCGGGGGTTTCAGATCGAGCGCGCCCGCGTGGACGAACTCGTGAACCGGTTTCTGTCCGTGCCCCGAAACAAGCGGGCGCGCATCCCCGGCCTCAATCCGGATCGGGCCGACATTCTCCCCGCCGGCGCGATCGTGCTGCAGGAGCTGATGATGCTCCTGGAGACGGAAGTCTGCCACACGAGCGTCAATGGGCTTCGGGAGGGGCTACTCCTGGAGCACTTCTTTGCGGGGACCCCGCCGACCGGCCCGGGGTTGCGCAGTTTCTCGGTGAACAGCCTGGCACGCCGCTACAAGGTGCGCCGGGACCACGCCGACCGGGTGGCCCACCTGGCATTGCAGCTTTTTGAGGACTTCCATGCGGAAGCCGGCCTCGGCCCGGAGGAGCGCGAACTGCTGCAGGCCGCCGCCGTGCTGCATGATGTCGGCACCGTTCTCGGCTATCACGATCATCACCATCATTCACAGTCGCTGGTGGTGATGAACGGCCTGCCGGGCTTCACGGCGCGGCAGACGGCGATCATTGCGCTCCTGACGCGCTATCACCGGAAGGGAACGCCAACACCGGGGGTTTTCCGGAGGCTGCTCACCAACGAGGACCGGGTGACGCTGCGCTGGCTCGCCGCCTTTCTGCGGGTGGCAGAGTACCTGGAGCGGGGGCGCAACGGAAACGTCACCAATGTCGAGGTAGCAGACTGGGGGTCGAGAGGCATCACGCTCGTCATCACGGCGGCCGGCGATGCGTCGGTGGAGCAGTGGGACACCGAGCGACAGGCCCTGCCGTTGCTAGAGTCGCTCGTGGAGCGCAGGATCCGGCTGCTTGTCGCGTGA
- a CDS encoding type II toxin-antitoxin system Phd/YefM family antitoxin → MSRNPVHVLPQDVTYTYARAHLAKLWDEAIAEREPVIIHRRGKESVALIPVDELDSIQETAHLLRSPANAQRLFTALTRSHREQLPAQDPGDLAKSLGL, encoded by the coding sequence ATGTCCAGAAACCCTGTACATGTTTTGCCGCAAGACGTTACCTATACCTATGCCAGGGCACATCTGGCCAAGCTATGGGACGAGGCGATCGCCGAACGCGAGCCTGTCATCATCCACCGTCGCGGAAAGGAAAGCGTAGCACTGATCCCGGTCGATGAGTTGGACAGCATTCAGGAAACGGCTCATCTCCTCCGCTCGCCAGCCAATGCACAGCGCCTCTTCACTGCGCTGACACGGTCCCACCGGGAGCAGCTCCCGGCACAGGACCCCGGGGATCTGGCCAAGTCCCTGGGACTGTGA
- a CDS encoding Txe/YoeB family addiction module toxin: MNAAREAVFHPEFREDLSWWIEKDRRTAIRLMKLVQEILRDPFSGLGKPKPLRHTDGTVWSRRLTQEHRLVYRVIGHRIEFLQARYHY; the protein is encoded by the coding sequence GTGAACGCGGCCCGGGAGGCCGTCTTTCACCCCGAGTTTCGGGAGGATCTCTCCTGGTGGATTGAGAAGGATCGGCGCACCGCGATTCGGCTGATGAAACTGGTGCAGGAAATCCTGAGGGATCCGTTCTCAGGCCTCGGAAAACCCAAGCCGCTGCGCCACACAGATGGCACCGTCTGGTCCAGACGGCTGACGCAGGAGCACCGCCTGGTGTATCGGGTCATCGGCCACCGGATCGAGTTCCTACAGGCGCGATACCATTACTAG